The Coccidioides posadasii str. Silveira chromosome 3, complete sequence genome contains a region encoding:
- a CDS encoding uncharacterized protein (EggNog:ENOG410PH2G~COG:E~BUSCO:5305at33183), producing MSGVQNYPNASTESLKAQYVGRRLQDIDGPAAIIDIAAARQNCQVMLDAAEELGVIFRSHVKTHKTTELTRFQVGEKADTVRLVVSTLAEAEQLRPYLEECKGNGRSIDVIYGLPVQPSNFVRLATLGRDLGELCITVLVDSLHILPFLSRYRELTGNSLGVFFKLDTGYNRAGLTPDSPQFKELLGAIHKVETEMPETIYFRGFYSHMGQSYGSDTTSEALDYLALEIERCEIAALQASNLWKDSKRRFIITVGATPTTTSAQNLTGLETTTSTEKRVKELIKRVRQSFDVELHAGAYVTLDLQQLAAHARPATNNLSFDNLALTVLAEVASLYLHRERPEALIACGSLCMGREPCRSYSGWGVITPWLQNQGDAEMQGGVGWYDPEGDRTGWIIDRLSQEHGILRWQGPVEKMRELRVGEKVRIWPNHCCICAAGFSYFLVVDSTREGVEKDKVIDVWLSWRGW from the exons ATGTCTGGGGTCCAAAATTACCCCAATGCCTCCACGGAAAGCCTCAAGGCCCAGTATGTTGGCCGTCGGCTCCAGGATATCGATGGGCCGGCCGCCATCATAGACATTGCTGCTGCTCGACAGAACTGCCAAGTTATGCTTGACGCAGCTGAGGAGCTGGGCGTAATCTTTCGTTCTCATGTGAAGACACATAAG ACTACTGAGCTTACTCGCTTTCAAGTTGGTGAGAAAGCTGATACCGTTCGACTAGTGGTTTCCACGCTGGCGGAGGCAGAACAATTGCGGCCATATTTAGAAGAGTGCAAAGGCAATGGAAGATCCATCGAT GTCATCTACGGTCTACCTGTTCAACCTTCAAACTTCGTGCGCCTCGCTACCCTCGGCAGGGATCTGGGGGAACTATGCATTACAGTACTGGTGGATTCTTTGCATATTCTCCCGTTTCTCTCTCGTTATCGAGAACTCACGGGGAATTCACTAGGGGTATTTTTCAAGTTGGATACAGGCTACAACCGGGCTGGCCTTACGCCGGACTCTCCACAGTTTAAAGAGTTACTGGGTGCCATACACAAAGTGGAGACAGAAATGCCCGAAACTATTTATTTCCGCGGATTTTATAGCCATATGGGTCAGAGCTATGGCTCAGATACCACTTCAGAAGCGTTGGATTACCTAGCGTTGGAAATTGAGCGGTGCGAAATTGCTGCCCTGCAGGCATCAAACCTGTGGAAAGATTCTAAGAGGCGCTTTATCATCACCGTAGGAGCCACCCCCACGACTACATCTGCGCAGAACTTGACCGGCCTTGAAACTACTACCTCAACAGAGAAAAGAGTCAAGGAGCTGATAAAAAGAGTCCGGCAATCATTCGACGTTGAGCTTCACGCAGGTGCATATGTTACTCTGGATTTGCAACAGCTTGCTGCGCACGCACGCCCTGCGACCAACAATCTCTCTTTCGACAATTTAGCCTTGACCGTTCTTGCAGAAGTTGCTAGCCTATATCTCCACCGAGAGAGGCCAGAGGCTTTGATTGCTTGTGGTTCACTCTGTATGGGCCGTGAACCATGCAGGAGTTATTCAGGATGGGGCGTCATAACCCCTTGGCTTCAGAACCAGGGCGATGCCGAGATGCAAGGCGGAGTGGGATGGTACGATCCAGAAGGAGACCGAACGGGTTGGATAATCGATCGGCTGAGCCAGGAACACGGCATCTTAAGATGGCAAGGTCCCGTGGAGAAGATGCGAGAGCTCCGAGTTGGCGAGAAGGTGAGGATTTGGCCAAATCACTGTTGCATTTGTGCGGCAGGATTTAGTTATTTCCTTGTTGTTGATTCTACTCGCGAGGGAGTAGAAAAGGATAAGGTTATTGACGTGTGGTTGAGTTGGAGAGGATGGTGA
- a CDS encoding uncharacterized protein (EggNog:ENOG410PX0H~COG:G), producing the protein MANPNPLNARAIHLRSLHKPGDPLVLCNVYDGATTRIVLKHGGAKALATSSYAVAAVRGKRDEDLDPDMLISAARDIGNVINEHEVSLKSGNGNAGMIPLTIDMRDGWGDRLEYVVRGLIDAGVVGCNLEDEDAETGKLMSCDEATARVRRVVKEAERLGVPDFAINARTDVLGHGGTIDEAICRGKAYLDAGATCVFVWGGLGGRGVSGAEILKLVEALDGRLNARLKTGPGYLTIPELTKMGVARISLGKELHDIAMMAYKQTVTQLLAG; encoded by the coding sequence ATGGCCAACCCAAACCCGCTCAATGCGCGTGCCATCCACCTTCGCTCACTTCATAAACCTGGAGACCCTCTGGTGCTTTGCAACGTCTATGACGGTGCCACCACACGCATTGTGCTCAAACACGGCGGCGCCAAAGCCCTTGCGACGAGTAGCTACGCTGTAGCTGCTGTGAGAGGCAAGCGGGACGAAGACCTTGACCCCGACATGCTCATTTCTGCGGCCCGTGATATCGGTAACGTAATCAACGAACACGAAGTTTCACTAAAATCCGGTAATGGCAACGCTGGCATGATCCCGCTTACCATTGACATGCGTGACGGCTGGGGCGACCGGCTAGAATATGTGGTGAGAGGACTGATCGATGCGGGCGTTGTGGGGTGTAACCTCGAAGACGAAGATGCCGAGACGGGCAAACTAATGAGTTGCGACGAGGCAACTGCACGTGTTCGAAGGGTTGTGAAAGAGGCCGAAAGGCTTGGGGTTCCGGACTTTGCGATTAATGCAAGAACGGATGTTCTAGGTCATGGTGGGACTATTGATGAAGCGATTTGCAGAGGGAAAGCTTATCTCGACGCCGGAGCGACCTGTGTATTTGTTTGGGGCGGTTTGGGAGGTAGAGGTGTGTCTGGAGCTGAAATTCTGAAGCTGGTCGAAGCGTTGGATGGACGATTGAATGCCAGATTAAAGACTGGACCGGGATATTTGACAATTCCCGAATTGACGAAGATGGGCGTGGCCCGGATTAGTTTGGGCAAAGAGTTGCATGATATTGCGATGATGGCATATAAACAGACTGTCACTCAGTTATTAGCAGGATAG
- a CDS encoding uncharacterized protein (EggNog:ENOG410PKB0~COG:S~BUSCO:8940at33183) → MSSVKERLAQTTGLLGASKSADELPWHPEYTKLPTRKNLPSIPGAPEGAAWVWGKDDYLGRLNLLTPARVKDAAAEIKTGELVPLNLPLNVPETPAFGREKFVHTIKTLTENIAYDDKYELNTQSGTQWDGFRHFAHLPTQTFYNGTKGKDILGPEANHNCSIHHWADHGIAGRGVLLDYWSYANANGIKYDPYASHGITFDDLYKCGKAQGIDIRPEAQGGDIKVGDILMIRSGFVDAYYQRSPEERTQLALRHHVIGDADEQRYAGVAQEDAVLDWLHDSYFSAVVGDAPAFERWPTSKEYYLHEYILALWGMPLGEMWDLERLAAKCRETKRWVFFMTSAPANVPSGVSSHANATAIF, encoded by the exons ATGTCTTCTGTCAAAGAGAGACTAGCTCAAACAACAGGCCTCTTGGGTGCCTCAAAGTCCGCCGACGAGCTCCCCTGGCATCCCGAGTACACCAAGCTGCCTACGCGTAAGAATTTACCATCTATTCCAGGAGCCCCAGAAGGTGCTGCTTGGGTTTGGGGAAAAGATGACTAT CTTGGAAGACTTAATCTCCTGACCCCAGCACGCGTCAAGGATGCCGCTGCTGAAATCAAGACCGGAGAACTAGTGCCTTTAAA TCTACCCCTTAACGTGCCGGAGACTCCGGCTTTTGGCCGAGAAAAATTCGTTCATACCATCAAGACTCTCACCGAGAATATTGCCTATGACGATAAATACGAACTCAACACTCAGAGTGGCACACAATGGGATGGATTTAGACAT TTTGCACACCTGCCCACACAAACATTCTATAATGGA ACCAAAGGAAAGGATATCCTAGGACCAGAGGCAAACCATAACTGCAGTATCCATCATTGGGCTGACCATGGCATTGCTGGACGCGGTGTTCTTCTCGATTATTGGTCGTATGCTAATGCCAATGGTATCAAATATGATCCTTACGCTTCCCATGGCATCACGTTCGATGATCTATACAAGTGCGGCAAAGCCCAAGGTATTGATATCCGGCCCGAAGCTCAAGGCGGTGACATCAAAGTTGGCGACATCTTGATGATTCGATCTGGCTTCGTCGATGCTTACTATCAACGTTCCCCTGAAGAACGCACCCAATTAGCCCTTCGACATCATGTCATTGGCGATGCGGACGAACAGAGGTATGCCGGTGTGGCTCAAGAAGATGCCGTTCTTGACTGGCTGCATGACTCCTACTTTTCGGCTGTTGTCGGTGATGCTCCTGCGTTTGAAAGATGGCCTACATCAAAAGAATACTATCTCCACGAATATATTTTAGCTCTCTGGGGAATGCCATTGGGCGAAATGTGGGATCTTGAAAGACTTGCTGCTAAATGCCGCGAGACAAAGCGCTGGGTCTTTTTTATGACCAGTGCTCCTGCAAACGTTCCTT CTGGTGTGAGCTCCCATGCCAACGCGACCGCAATCTTCTAA
- a CDS encoding uncharacterized protein (EggNog:ENOG410PQ35~COG:J), with the protein MSAKQVVLTDKAPAPLPVLSQGIIHNGIVYCSGQVGIDPASKQMVEGTVQDRTAQIFRNLSAVLEKAGSSLEKVIKVNVFLANMDDFSAMNEIYSQFLNQEPKPVRTCVAVKSLPLGTDVEIECSAYI; encoded by the exons ATGTCGGCTAAACAGGTGGTATTGACCGACAAAGCCCCGGCGCCCCTCCCAGTCCTTTCACAAGGGATTATCCACAATGGGATCGTTTACTGCTCGGGTCAAGTTGGCATTGATCCTGCTTCCAAACAGATGGTTGAAGGTACTGTGCAGGACCGCACC GCCCAAATCTTCCGGAACCTTTCTGCAGTGCTTGAGAAAGCGGGTTCGAGTCTCGAGAAGGTTATCAAGGTCAACGTCTTCCTGGCGAACATGGACGATTTTAGCGCCATGAATGAGATCTATAGTCAATTCCTGAACCAGGAACCAAAGCCG GTCCGAACTTGCGTGGCGGTCAAGTCACTCCCTTTAGGAACAGACGTGGAGATTGAATGCTCAGCGTATATTTAA
- a CDS encoding uncharacterized protein (EggNog:ENOG410PNNQ~COG:E), whose translation MTSKYMESISDSGDRQLHPIVPGIYVPTLCFFNPETEDLDLLTIGKHAVRLAQAGVTGFTIHGSNGEAVHLSNDERSEIIRTTRKALNDAGFQSMPLMAGCSANSTRETIKQCQDAYKAGADCALVLTASYYRTLFTPDSVIQYFHDVADASPIPIIIYNYPPVVGGLDLDSDTLITLSKHPNIIGCKFTCGNTGKLNRVVAAQRRDASGSSGKPTAPGFLCFGGSGDFTLQTLIGGGVGIIGGIGNLAPKTCVQVEQLFRQGKLVEAQKVQEILARGDWAAIQGGVVGIKSAMMSHCGYGGYGRKPLPRPTEEEQKVYAQQFRELVEFENSL comes from the coding sequence ATGACTTCAAAGTACATGGAGAGTATTAGCGATTCTGGCGACCGCCAGCTCCATCCCATTGTTCCGGGTATATATGTACCCACCCTCTGCTTTTTCAATCCGGAGACCGAGGATCTTGACCTTTTAACGATCGGTAAACACGCCGTGAGACTTGCGCAAGCTGGAGTAACCGGATTCACAATCCACGGCTCCAACGGGGAAGCTGTCCATTTGTCCAACGATGAACGGAGCGAGATTATTCGTACGACAAGAAAGGCCCTTAACGACGCCGGGTTTCAATCCATGCCCCTGATGGCGGGCTGCAGCGCAAACTCAACCAGAGAAACCATCAAGCAATGTCAAGATGCCTACAAAGCTGGCGCCGACTGCGCTCTAGTCCTGACGGCGTCTTACTATCGTACCTTGTTTACACCAGACTCGGTGATTCAATATTTCCACGACGTTGCAGACGCCTCCCCGATTCCTATTATCATTTACAATTATCCACCGGTCGTTGGCGGGCTTGATCTAGACTCTGACACCCTGATCACCCTGAGCAAACATCCAAATATCATCGGTTGCAAATTTACCTGTGGAAATACAGGGAAGCTAAACCGCGTCGTCGCTGCGCAGCGTCGAGACGCCTCAGGCTCCTCAGGGAAACCAACGGCTCCAGGTTTCTTATGTTTCGGCGGCTCGGGAGATTTTACCCTCCAGACCCTGATCGGTGGTGGTGTCGGGATTATTGGTGGTATTGGTAATCTAGCTCCAAAAACCTGCGTTCAAGTTGAGCAGCTGTTCCGTCAGGGAAAGTTGGTGGAGGCACAGAAAGTCCAAGAGATTCTGGCTAGGGGCGACTGGGCTGCAATTCAAGGTGGCGTGGTTGGTATTAAGTCCGCAATGATGTCCCATTGCGGATACGGAGGCTATGGGAGGAAGCCACTTCCCCGACCAACAGAGGAGGAGCAGAAGGTTTATGCGCAGCAGTTCCGGGAGCTTGTTGAGTTTGAGAATTCCTTGTAA
- a CDS encoding uncharacterized protein (EggNog:ENOG410PHFY~COG:E~TransMembrane:6 (i20-42o74-100i121-141o147-168i189-212o218-239i)), protein MVAAMCEETQNPHREVPKAIVLSVVAAGITGLAYLITILFVLPPVKMLLEVANGQPIGLLFKTVTGSAAGGFGMLFLILGIQIFAGIGALTAASRCTYAFARDGAIPASRIWRKVNHKLDVPLMGIVLSTLVDCLLGLIYFGSSAAFNSFTGVATICLSTSYGLPILISVVRRRKMLRDAPFSLGRFGYAINIATILWICLAVALFCMPVSLPVTASSMNYASVVFAGFATISVVWYFVRARKVFKGPPVMVDDAAPGDLGVYSVKGSGHLEEGQYVVNTKTE, encoded by the coding sequence ATGGTAGCCGCGATGTGCGAAGAGACCCAAAATCCTCACCGCGAAGTGCCCAAGGCAATCGTCCTGTCCGTTGTTGCCGCGGGGATAACAGGTCTGGCGTATTTAATTACAATTCTTTTTGTCCTTCCGCCTGTGAAAATGCTCCTGGAGGTGGCAAACGGGCAGCCAATCGGTCTTTTGTTCAAGACTGTGACCGGATCTGCTGCTGGAGGCTTCGGCATGCTTTTCCTGATCCTTGGCATCCAGATCTTTGCCGGCATTGGTGCATTGACGGCAGCTAGTCGATGCACGTATGCATTCGCTCGTGACGGTGCCATTCCCGCATCAAGAATTTGGCGGAAAGTGAATCACAAACTGGACGTTCCACTGATGGGGATAGTCCTATCGACACTTGTGGACTGCCTCCTGGGATTGATCTATTTCGGATCCTCTGCAGCTTTCAACTCCTTCACCGGTGTCGCAACCATCTGCCTGTCTACCTCCTATGGCCTACCAATTCTGATCTCGGTCGTTCGACGACGAAAGATGTTAAGGGACGCTCCATTTTCGCTGGGTAGATTCGGATATGCTATTAATATTGCAACTATCCTTTGGATATGCCTAGCCGTTGCTCTCTTTTGTATGCCAGTCTCACTGCCCGTTACGGCATCGTCAATGAATTATGCGAGCGTTGTGTTTGCGGGCTTTGCAACAATCAGCGTGGTGTGGTATTTCGTGCGCGCGCGCAAAGTGTTCAAGGGACCGCCAGTGATGGTCGACGATGCTGCGCCGGGTGATCTTGGCGTCTACTCGGTGAAGGGCTCAGGCCACCTCGAAGAAGGTCAATATGTTGTTAATACGAAGACAGAATAG
- a CDS encoding uncharacterized protein (EggNog:ENOG410PJ5Z~COG:G~TransMembrane:11 (o101-120i132-150o156-178i190-212o224-244i293-317o329-347i354-373o385-408i420-440o452-475i)) → MADTRDGNYIHNVDDISRLEHQRDELNCHKKHSMVENEELKEDTARVTDQKAECALCLKLDIRILPVLAIMYLFNALDKGNIGNAQTAGLSKDLNFKPGQYNLLLGIFFVPYVIFAPPIAMIGKHFGPARMLPILMLIFGSLTLLSAATHDFGGIFAFRWFLGMAEAAFFPLVIYYLTTFYRRGELARRLAIFYAASNIANAFSGLLSFGVFQVKSGKLKEWRYLFLIEGACTVIFAIFAYWYLPQTPAEARFLDPKEKALAFHRIQVDSSSIVNEKFNFRESLRVFKQPTSYIFLAIEVCIGVPIQSVALFLPQIIQRLERDTVTTNLYTVAPNCTGALMLLILAFSSDACRLRSPFIAFGFLLSFTGFMIYAAIDDVKAQFELAYYACFMMTWGTSAASVLLSTWYNNNIAHENRRMLLTSVGVPIANLMGLVSSNIFREEDKPKYKPALITTGTFGAAGALLAGSLGVYMAWDNHQRNKKQGVKIDTRDIPTKHLQDGPDTPEFRWFL, encoded by the exons ATGGCGGACACGCGTGATGGTAATTATATACACAATGTGGATGATATCTCAAGGCTTGAACACCAGCGCGATGAACTCAACTGTCACAAGAAGCATTCCATGGTTGAAAATGAAGAGTTGAAAGAGGATACCGCACGAGTCACAGATCAAAAGGCTGAATGTGCTCTCTGTCTCAAACTTGATATCAGAATACTTCCTGTCCTCGCGATTATGT ACCTCTTCAATGCCCTGGACAAAGGAAACATTGGCAACGCTCAAACGGCGGGGTTAAGCAAGG ACCTCAATTTCAAACCTGGCCAATATAACCTGCTTTTGGGCATTTTCTTCGTCCCGTATGTCATCTTCGCACCACCAATCGCCATGATTGGCAAGCATTTTGGCCCTGCGAGAATGCTACCCATCCTGATGCTCATATTTGGTTCTTTAACTCTCCTTTCGGCGGCGACCCACGATTTCGGAGGCATATTTGCCTTTCGGTGGTTTCTAGGAATGGCCGAAGCGGCCTTTTTTCCTCTGGTCATCTACTATCTAACCACGTTTTATCGTCGCGGTGAACTGGCTCGTCGCTTGGCCATCTTCTATGCCGCTTCCAACATTGCTAATGCTTTCTCAGGCCTGCTCTCTTTTGGCGTCTTTCAAGTCAAAAGCGGAAAGTTAAAAGAATGGAGATATCTGTTCTTGATTGAGGGTGCCTGCACCGTCATTTTTGCCATTTTTGCGTACTGGTATCTTCCCCAAACTCCTGCTGAAGCTAGGTTCCTAGATCCGAAGGAAAAAGCACTTGCTTTCCATCGCATTCAAGTTGACTCCAGCTCAATCGTCAATGAAAAGTTCAATTTCCGCGAGTCTCTCAGGGTCTTCAAGCAGCCTACTTCATATATCTTTTTGGCCATTGAGGTTTGCATTGGTGTTCCCATCCAGTCCGTTGCTCTCTTCTTGCCTCAGATTATCCAGCGTCTCGAGCGCGACACCGTTACAACTAATCTTTACACCGTGGCTCCAAATTGCACTGGAGCTCTTATGCTTTTAATTCTTGCCTTCTCTTCTGATGCCTGTCGTCTACGATCCCCTTTTATTGCCTTTGGCTTTCTTCTCAGTTTCACCGGTTTCATGATCTATGCTGCCATCGACGATGTCAAGGCTCAATTCGAGCTGGCCTACTATGCCTGCTTTATGATGACCTGGGGAACTTCGGCAGCCTCAGTTCTCCTCAGCACTTGGTATAACAACAACATTGCTCATGAAAATCGGCGCATGCTCCTGACATCCGTGGGTGTTCCAATCGCAAACCTCATGGGCCTTGTCAGCAGCAACATCTTCCGCGAGGAGGACAAACCCAAATACAAGCCGGCGTTAATCACCACCGGCACATTCGGGGCTGCCGGTGCGTTGCTTGCGGGTAGCCTTGGTGTCTATATGGCCTGGGACAACCACCAACGGAACAAGAAGCAAGGAGTGAAAATTGATACTCGTGACATACCCACGAAACATTTACAAGATGGGCCGGATACCCCGGAGTTTAGATGGTTTTTATAA
- a CDS encoding uncharacterized protein (EggNog:ENOG410PHXI~COG:I) gives MNFDIPQDLTKYIGSLDKFIQDTILPLQQSDDNNRFFDHRREYSRTDWDNGGIPRKEWDQLLAKARALADKAGFYRFALPKVYGGQANPSSNLWMCAIRYHLASHPIYGGGVSLANDLQNEHSVVGNFPDVLMIHHFGNEEQRRTLIPARLQGHFRTTFGLTEPKHGSDATYMETRARPARGEYPPQSGHMVDGFVLDGAKKWQSGAHHCTHMLIFARTSGKPGSSRGITAFLVPRNTPGVEIVSYEWTFNMPTDHATIAIDSVFVPRSAVLGEVDAGLAIAQTFVHENRIRQAASSCGAAKFCLDRSIEYARSRNVFGKALAENQAIQFQVVELMTQVEMLRLLILRTGWEMDKIVAECGGHADGPVPTGSKKPWVEIEKRLSDKVAMCNYWANRLCCQAADRAIQIHGGNGYSRHQPFEHIYRHFRRYRITEGSEEIQMRKVAAYIFGYSGPKRAEFEKAQEQSKL, from the exons ATGAATTTCGATATCCCACAAGATTTAACCAAGTACATTGGTTCTCTCGATAAGTTTATCCAAGACACAATACTGCCTTTGCAGCAATCCGACGATAATAATCGTTTCTTTGATCATCGTCGAGAATATTCACGGACAGACTGGGATAATGGGGGCATACCACGAAAAGAATGGGACCAGCTTCTTG CGAAAGCTCGAGCTCTGGCCGATAAGGCGGGCTTCTACCGCTTTGCTCTGCCAAAAGTATACGGTGGACAAGCCAATCCGAGCTCAAACCTCTGGATGTGCGCAATTCGGTATCATTTGGCTTCCCACCCCATATATGGTGGTGGTGTATCGCTGGCGAACGACCTGCAAAACGAGCACAGCGTGGTGGGTAATTTCCCAGATGTGCTCATGATTCACCACTTTGGGAATGAGGAACAACGCCGTACACTCATTCCCGCAAGGCTTCAAGGTCACTTCCGCACGACCTTCGGCTTAACAGAGCCAAAACATGGAAGCGATGCTACATATATGGAAACGAGGGCCCGCCCGGCTCGCGGGGAATATCCACCGCAATCTGGGCATATGGTGGACGGATTTGTCCTCGACGGAGCCAAGAAGTGGCAGAGCGGTGCGCATCATTGCACTCATATGCTGATCTTTGCACGGACATCAGGCAAGCCGGGCTCCTCGCGCGGAATCACTGCATTTCTAGTTCCGAGAAACACTCCTGGAGTTGAAATCGTTAGCTATGAATGGACGTTTAACATGCCTACAGATCATGCCACAATTGCAATTGACTCTGTATTTGTCCCACGTTCTGCGGTCCTTGGGGAAGTAGACGCAGGCCTTGCCATTGCACAAACATTCGTTCACGAGAACAGAATCCGCCAAGCAGCGTCCTCATGTGGTGCAGCCAAATTTTGCCTTGATCGGTCAATCGAATATGCTCGATCCAGAAACGTTTTTGGAAAGGCGCTGGCAGAAAATCAAGCCATCCAATTCCAAGTGGTCGAGTTGATGACTCAAGTGGAGATGTTACGGCTTCTCATTCTTCGAacgggatgggaaatggacAAAATTGTTGCAGAATGTGGGGGCCATGCAGACGGCCCTGTTCCCACGGGAAGTAAGAAGCCGTGGGTTGAGATCGAGAAGAGGCTCAGCGACAAAGTTGCAATGTGCAACTACTGGGCAAACCGGCTGTGTTGTCAGGCAGCTGATCGGGCCATACAG ATCCACGGCGGTAACGGGTATTCTCGCCACCAGCCTTTTGAGCATATCTATCGACATTTCCGCCGTTATCGCATCACTGAAGGGTCTGAAGAAATCCAAATGCGCAAAGTCGCCGCGTACATCTTCGGGTACTCAGGACCGAAGAGGGCTGAGTTTGAGAAAGCTCAGGAGCAATCGAAACTTTAG
- a CDS encoding uncharacterized protein (CAZy:CE10~EggNog:ENOG410PJWW~COG:V~MEROPS:MER0034960), with protein MRMPEPPYPLHESVRDLIDPEYAAFYNEHIIDKQQVHYQPIAVSRASGILIPGAGPMIPVGKTQDLAIKRQESEGPALRVRCFTPAAEKEPDGGWPVLLYYHGGGWVLGNLDTENVVCTNICARANCVVVTTDYRLAPENPFPAAVDDSWETVLWIHGEGRELLNVDTSRIGVGGSSAGGNLAAIMAHRSVARNLPPLRVQLLNVPVMDNTADVSNNRSYKDYEHTPALPASKMIWYRHHYLPSESDRSNPEASPLMYADDAPTWDGLPHAIVVVGELDVLREEGEQYAAKLKRHGVSTDLHVMQRQPHPFLAMDGVLEAGRQAITYMVEGCKVGFS; from the exons ATGAGGATGCCTGAACCCCCATACCCCCTTCACGAATCTGTTCGTGACCTCATCGACCCTGAATACGCCGCTTTTTACAATGAACACATCATCGATAAGCAACAGGTCCATTACCAGCCCATTGCCGTATCACGAGCGTCTGGCATTCTCATTCCCGGTGCGGGGCCCATGATCCCCGTTGGTAAGACTCAGGACCTCGCAATCAAGCGGCAGGAGTCAGAAGGCCCAGCCTTAAGGGTACGGTGTTTTACCCCTGCTGCGGAGAAAGAGCCTGATGGTGGATGGCCCGTCCTGCTGTATTATCACGGCGGAGGGTGGGTGCTGGGAAACCTTGACACCGAGAATGTAGTGTGTACAAATATATGTGCAAGGGCTAATTGTGTCGTTGTTACGACGGATTATAG GCTGGCGCCCGAAAACCCATTTCCGGCCGCTGTCGACGACTCATGGGAAACCGTCTTGTGGATCCACGGGGAAGGCCGCGAGCTTCTGAATGTCGATACTAGCCGCATTGGTGTGGGTGGCTCCTCCGCGGGTGGAAACCTTGCAGCCATCATGGCTCACCGTAGTGTCGCACGAAATTTACCACCCCTGAGAGTCCAGCTTCTCAATGTTCCGGTCATGGATAATACCGCCGACGTATCAAATAACCGATCATACAAGGACTATGAACACACTCCTGCTCTCCCTGCATCTAAAATGATATGGTACCGCCACCATTATCTGCCGAGTGAATCAGACAGATCGAACCCTGAAGCTAGTCCACTCATGTATGCCGACGATGCTCCCACCTGGGATGGGTTGCCACATGCGATAGTAGTGGTGGGTGAACTGGATGTGTTGCGAGAAGAAGGGGAGCAGTATGCTGCAAAGTTGAAACGTCACGGAGTTAGTACTGATTTACACGTGATGCAAAGGCAGCCTCATCCGTTTCTAGCAATGGATGGTGTGTTGGAGGCCGGGAGGCAAGCAATCACATACATGGTTGAAGGGTGTAAGGTGGGATTCTCATAG
- a CDS encoding uncharacterized protein (EggNog:ENOG410PHFY~COG:E~TransMembrane:5 (i38-58o78-107i127-152o164-183i195-214o)), with translation MRQDTATKDGTKMEGASANANADEALARMGYKSELPRNLSMLSVLGLSFAIIAAPYGLSTTLYITLTDGQSVTIIWGWILVTLISIAIASSLAEICSVYPTAGGVYYWSAMLSTREWAPMMSFIDGWLTLVGNWTVTLSINFGGAQLILSAISLWNEEYVPNEWQTILTFWALMLICALINVFGSRYLDLINKICIYWTSTSVIILMATLLSMAKTRRSAEFVFTHYDASASGWYGSSLAGSYN, from the exons ATGCGGCAAGACACTGCGACGAAGGATGGAACGAAGATGGAGGGGGCGTCGGCAAACGCAAATGCCGATGAGGCCCTCGCGAGGATGGGCTACAAAAGTGAACTGCCTCGAAATCTAAGCATGTTGAGTGTCCTAGGATT GTCCTTTGCGATTATCGCTGCTCCTTACGGGTTAAGCACAACCCTATACATCACCCTGACTGACGGACAATCTGTGACAATCATTTGGGGATGGATCCTCGTTACGCTGATTTCGATTGCGATTGCTTCATCCTTAGCCGAAATCTGTTCCGTATATCCCACGGCAGGCGGTGTATATTACTGGAGCGCAATGCTGTCGACAAGAGAGTGGGCGCCAATGATGTCCTTTATAGACGGCTGGCTGACCCTGGTTGGAAACTGGACTGTAACGTTGAGTATAAACTTTGGCGGTGCTCAGTTGATCCTAAGCGCCATATCACTATGGAATGAGGAATATGTGCCGAACGAATGGCAGACGATTCTCACCTTTTGGGCCCTGATGCTCATATGCGCGTTGATCAACGTGTTTGGTTCCCGGTACCTAGACCTGATTAACAAGATCTGCATATATTGGACATCCACAAGCGTCATTATCCTCATGGCAACGCTACTCTCGATGGCGAAAACACGAAGAAGCGCAGAATTTGTGTTCACCCACTACGATGCTTCAGCTAGTGGCTGGTATGGATCATCCCTGGCGGGCTCTTATAATTAA